A segment of the Desulfuromonadaceae bacterium genome:
GGCATGGCCTTGGTCGGGCTGGCTATAAACAGGTTCACCACGCTGACCTCGCGCCTGGCAAAGGCGGCACCCTGCCAGGGGATTTCTGCCGCCGATGTGCTGCGCTGCTACATCGGCCTGCTCTGCCAAGGCAAGAGCGATTTCGAGGCGATCCGACC
Coding sequences within it:
- a CDS encoding IS1380 family transposase, with protein sequence MTFPRFTIEQSDTEFYTSQSGMALVGLAINRFTTLTSRLAKAAPCQGISAADVLRCYIGLLCQGKSDFEAIRP